From a single Vibrio toranzoniae genomic region:
- a CDS encoding trypsin-like serine protease, which produces MVEAKWLSLGVCVVSLSSMSVLADVSARIINGKEATQGNWPFMAALVSRNVNAYDGQFCGASFIGERYVLTAAHCVEGNGREDLDVVIGVSNLSSSQAAQHRYAVDNIYVHQYYNPEAIGSDIAIIELVEKPSESVVNLVDGYVRGNLNDGQMLTVMGWGDQDASDGYSSKSELYQVNVPLVNQYQCNTVPYSGYSSIGSDAFCAGYSDGGYDSCQGDSGGPIVVSTNGTYEQLGIVSWGKGCAEANAYGVYTNISHFDDWIDEQQSGLSYRQIEMLGAKLLAPISHTFEFTNKSAQNIAVNRVYPISGNDTVITDNGCSILTAGQSCEVVVSFDLNSIGEHEFGINVDTDLLVGTVTSTASVIGARSVTNTVNSYVSIPNSGVYSTQAWGTEGSTIVSPSIGSSESTMLVVEGIPTGTVSFDVTVSSELDHDYLELYINGQEFDKESGQLSGSVNLPMVRDSNNSLMIKYVKDWYGTYGDDRVTIKNFAYTDEIKVSKSEGTQNAKSSGGGSGGSLAWHWLLVLFGGLIVRKSPSPLEFKKVIRKR; this is translated from the coding sequence ATTGTTGAGGCGAAATGGTTGTCGCTAGGTGTCTGTGTCGTGAGTCTGTCTTCAATGTCGGTGTTGGCAGATGTTTCAGCTCGAATTATAAACGGTAAAGAAGCCACACAAGGTAATTGGCCATTTATGGCAGCGCTAGTCTCAAGGAACGTGAACGCTTATGACGGTCAGTTTTGTGGTGCGAGCTTCATTGGTGAGCGATATGTATTAACTGCTGCTCACTGTGTGGAAGGTAATGGTCGTGAAGATCTAGATGTGGTGATTGGCGTATCAAACCTTTCTTCATCTCAAGCTGCACAACATAGATACGCCGTTGATAATATTTATGTACATCAATATTACAACCCTGAAGCGATAGGCAGTGACATTGCTATTATTGAGCTAGTAGAAAAGCCGTCAGAGTCTGTGGTTAATCTCGTCGATGGTTATGTTCGCGGTAACCTGAATGATGGTCAAATGCTAACGGTCATGGGCTGGGGTGATCAGGACGCATCCGATGGGTATTCATCGAAGAGTGAATTGTATCAAGTTAATGTTCCCCTTGTTAATCAGTACCAATGCAATACTGTTCCTTACAGTGGCTACTCTTCTATTGGTAGCGATGCGTTCTGTGCGGGTTACAGTGATGGTGGTTATGATTCGTGTCAGGGTGACAGTGGCGGTCCAATTGTTGTTTCGACCAATGGAACGTATGAACAACTGGGTATTGTGAGCTGGGGTAAAGGATGTGCAGAAGCTAACGCTTACGGTGTCTATACTAACATTAGCCACTTTGATGATTGGATTGATGAGCAGCAATCAGGGCTTAGTTACCGTCAAATTGAAATGCTTGGTGCAAAATTATTGGCGCCTATTTCACATACCTTTGAATTCACGAATAAATCTGCTCAAAACATTGCAGTAAACCGTGTTTATCCAATTTCAGGTAATGATACTGTTATAACAGACAACGGATGTAGCATTTTAACTGCAGGGCAAAGCTGTGAAGTTGTGGTTAGTTTCGACCTAAACTCAATCGGTGAACATGAGTTTGGTATTAATGTTGACACTGATTTATTGGTAGGCACGGTTACTTCAACGGCTTCTGTTATAGGGGCGAGATCTGTAACGAATACTGTGAACTCTTATGTCAGCATACCAAACAGTGGCGTCTACAGCACACAAGCGTGGGGTACCGAAGGATCAACAATCGTCTCTCCATCAATAGGTAGCAGCGAATCGACAATGTTGGTTGTAGAGGGTATACCGACCGGGACTGTCTCTTTCGATGTGACGGTATCGTCTGAGTTGGATCATGATTACCTTGAGCTCTATATCAACGGTCAAGAATTCGATAAAGAATCAGGTCAGCTTTCTGGTTCAGTGAACCTGCCGATGGTTAGGGATTCCAACAACAGTCTTATGATTAAATATGTGAAAGATTGGTATGGCACTTACGGGGATGACAGAGTTACGATCAAAAACTTTGCTTATACCGATGAGATCAAGGTATCTAAGTCTGAAGGAACACAGAACGCAAAAAGTTCAGGTGGTGGTAGTGGTGGTTCACTGGCTTGGCATTGGTTACTCGTTCTTTTCGGTGGTTTGATTGTGCGAAAGTCACCTTCACCACTAGAGTTTAAAAAGGTAATCAGAAAAAGATAA
- a CDS encoding DUF3581 domain-containing protein, whose protein sequence is MFLTPYFSTEDNEFQFTREQASHFAKKVAADFNPIHDEDNKRFCVPGDLLFAVLLQKEGISQKMRFDFSGMVGNGIALSVDKKCERESSLVDEKGKEYLHMSCEGEKSHDQAFIEHVVTNYVKFSGMNFPHIMVPLMEEQQMMINCQRPLVIYESMEVEFTRLDLTNPEVEFSGATFNVEGKRGIVTLNFDFKEDGEVVGKGVKRMVASGLKPYDQASVDDLVNRFNERKEMFLAQFAAAA, encoded by the coding sequence ATGTTTCTGACACCTTACTTTTCTACTGAAGACAATGAATTTCAATTCACTCGTGAACAAGCTAGCCACTTTGCAAAAAAAGTAGCTGCTGACTTCAACCCAATTCACGATGAAGACAATAAACGCTTTTGCGTACCTGGTGATCTTTTGTTTGCAGTACTTCTGCAAAAAGAAGGCATTAGCCAAAAAATGCGTTTTGATTTTTCAGGCATGGTTGGTAATGGTATTGCGCTAAGCGTTGACAAAAAATGTGAAAGAGAAAGCTCATTAGTTGACGAAAAAGGCAAAGAATACCTCCACATGTCATGTGAAGGTGAAAAGAGTCACGATCAAGCATTCATCGAGCACGTGGTAACAAACTACGTTAAGTTTTCAGGCATGAACTTCCCGCACATCATGGTGCCTCTAATGGAAGAACAGCAAATGATGATCAACTGCCAGCGCCCTCTTGTGATTTACGAGAGCATGGAAGTTGAATTTACTCGCCTAGACCTAACCAACCCAGAAGTTGAGTTTTCTGGTGCAACTTTTAATGTTGAAGGCAAACGAGGTATCGTGACGCTGAACTTTGATTTTAAAGAAGACGGTGAAGTAGTAGGTAAAGGCGTAAAACGCATGGTAGCAAGTGGCCTTAAGCCATACGACCAAGCTTCTGTAGACGACCTAGTAAACCGCTTCAACGAGCGTAAAGAGATGTTTTTAGCTCAGTTCGCAGCTGCTGCTTAA
- the hutH gene encoding histidine ammonia-lyase — protein sequence MLNLLIKPGQLGLPELRKVSRSPVSLSLDPAAIPDIEASTRVVEQVIAEDRTVYGINTGFGLLANTKIAPEDLEVLQKSIVLSHAAGIGKFMSDETVRLMMVLKINSLSRGYSGIRLKVINALIDLVNAQVYPCVPQKGSVGASGDLAPLAHMSTVLLGEGQARHNGKIVTGLEAMKIAGLEPITLAPKEGLALLNGTQASTAFALEGLFAAEDLFASATVCGAMSVEAALGSRRPFDPRVHRVRGHRGQMDAALAYRHMLDQNSEIGESHTSCEKVQDPYSLRCQPQVMGACLQQIRNSAETLNVEANSVSDNPLVFAEDGDIISGGNFHAEPVAMAADNLALAIAEIGSLSERRMALLIDSALSKLPPFLVDNGGVNSGFMIAQVTSAALASENKTLAHPASIDSLPTSANQEDHVSMATFAGRRLRYMAENTRGILAVEYLAAAQGLDFRAPNLSSPRVEEAKQILREKVSFYDKDRYFSPDIEQANLLLKLSAHNHLMPESILCSF from the coding sequence ATGTTGAATTTATTAATTAAACCAGGACAGCTCGGCCTACCTGAACTTCGCAAAGTGAGTCGCAGCCCTGTGAGCTTGTCACTCGATCCCGCAGCAATTCCTGACATTGAAGCAAGTACACGCGTTGTAGAGCAAGTGATTGCGGAAGATCGCACTGTATATGGCATCAATACAGGCTTTGGCTTATTGGCAAACACCAAAATTGCGCCTGAAGATCTGGAAGTTCTACAAAAAAGCATCGTACTTTCTCATGCGGCTGGCATAGGCAAATTCATGTCTGATGAAACCGTGCGTTTAATGATGGTACTAAAAATTAACAGCTTGTCTCGTGGTTATTCAGGTATTCGACTGAAGGTAATTAATGCTCTAATCGATCTAGTGAATGCACAAGTGTATCCTTGTGTCCCACAAAAAGGCTCAGTAGGTGCCTCTGGTGACCTTGCTCCCCTAGCGCACATGAGTACAGTGCTATTGGGTGAAGGCCAAGCACGACACAACGGCAAGATAGTCACCGGCTTAGAAGCAATGAAAATCGCAGGTCTAGAACCAATAACACTAGCACCTAAAGAAGGTTTAGCTCTGTTAAATGGTACTCAAGCGTCCACAGCATTCGCATTAGAAGGCCTATTCGCCGCGGAAGATTTGTTCGCGTCGGCAACGGTATGTGGTGCTATGTCTGTTGAAGCCGCACTGGGTAGCCGTCGTCCGTTTGACCCTAGAGTCCATCGTGTTCGTGGCCACCGTGGCCAAATGGATGCAGCTCTGGCTTACCGTCATATGCTTGATCAAAATAGCGAGATTGGCGAGTCACATACTAGCTGTGAAAAAGTTCAAGACCCGTACTCACTACGCTGTCAGCCCCAAGTTATGGGGGCATGTTTACAACAAATCCGTAATTCTGCGGAAACCCTAAATGTTGAAGCGAACTCTGTATCCGATAATCCACTGGTTTTTGCTGAAGATGGCGACATTATTTCAGGCGGCAACTTCCATGCAGAACCAGTCGCAATGGCTGCAGATAATCTTGCTCTTGCGATTGCAGAGATAGGTAGCCTTTCAGAGCGAAGAATGGCACTGCTTATCGATAGCGCATTAAGTAAACTGCCACCTTTCTTAGTTGATAATGGTGGTGTGAACTCAGGTTTCATGATTGCTCAAGTGACCTCTGCTGCGCTGGCAAGTGAAAACAAAACACTTGCACACCCAGCTTCAATCGACAGCTTACCGACTTCGGCAAACCAAGAAGATCACGTATCAATGGCAACATTTGCGGGACGTCGTCTTCGATACATGGCTGAAAACACACGTGGCATATTGGCTGTCGAATATTTGGCCGCAGCACAAGGTCTAGACTTCAGAGCGCCGAACCTATCATCACCGCGTGTAGAAGAAGCGAAACAAATCCTTCGTGAAAAAGTCAGCTTCTATGACAAAGACCGCTACTTCTCACCAGATATTGAACAAGCAAACCTATTATTAAAGTTGTCAGCACACAACCACCTAATGCCTGAAAGTATTCTGTGTAGCTTCTAG
- the hutU gene encoding urocanate hydratase, with the protein MTEHNNDSRLDTTREIRAPHGTALRAKSWLTEAPLRMLMNNLDPDVAEHPHALVVYGGIGRAARDWKCYDKIVEVLERLEDDQTLLVQSGKPVGVFPTHKNAPRVLIANSNLVPHWANWEHFNELDKEGLMMYGQMTAGSWIYIGSQGIVQGTYETFVAIAKKHFQGEANGKWVLTGGLGGMGGAQPLAATMAGFSMIAVECDESRIDYRLRTGYVDKKATSLDEAMAMIKESDTPISVGLLGNAADVFPELVERNITPDVVTDQTSAHDPLNGYLPQGWTMEKAAQERLIDEAKVVKAAKQSMAVQVQAMLDLQYRGAATVDYGNNIRQMALEEGVENAFDFPGFVPAYIRPLFCEGIGPFRWAALSGDPEDIYKTDQKVKELIPDNPHLHNWLDMARERIQFQGLPARICWVGLKDRERLGQAFNEMVKNGELKAPVVIGRDHLDSGSVASPNRETEGMMDGSDAVSDWPLLNALLNTAGGATWVSLHHGGGVGMGFSQHSGMVICCDGSEDASQRIARVLHNDPATGVMRHADAGYDIAKQCAKEQKLDLPMLNDELRHL; encoded by the coding sequence ATGACGGAACACAACAATGACTCTCGTCTCGACACGACTCGCGAAATTCGCGCACCGCATGGTACGGCTTTACGTGCTAAATCTTGGTTAACAGAAGCACCACTACGTATGTTGATGAACAACCTAGATCCAGATGTGGCAGAACACCCACATGCTCTGGTTGTGTACGGTGGTATTGGCCGTGCAGCTCGTGATTGGAAATGTTATGACAAGATTGTCGAAGTATTAGAACGTCTAGAAGATGACCAAACTCTACTTGTTCAGTCAGGGAAACCTGTAGGTGTATTCCCGACTCATAAAAATGCACCTCGCGTACTGATTGCCAACTCCAACCTTGTTCCACATTGGGCAAACTGGGAACACTTCAACGAGCTCGATAAAGAAGGCTTGATGATGTATGGACAAATGACAGCAGGTAGCTGGATCTACATTGGCTCACAAGGCATTGTTCAAGGTACTTATGAAACGTTTGTTGCTATCGCGAAAAAGCATTTCCAAGGCGAAGCAAATGGTAAGTGGGTTCTAACGGGCGGTCTTGGCGGAATGGGTGGTGCTCAACCTCTTGCTGCGACAATGGCTGGTTTCTCAATGATTGCGGTTGAGTGTGATGAATCTCGAATCGATTACCGTCTACGCACTGGCTATGTTGACAAGAAAGCCACCAGCTTAGATGAAGCAATGGCTATGATTAAAGAGTCAGACACGCCTATTTCTGTTGGTCTATTAGGTAACGCTGCTGACGTATTCCCGGAGTTAGTAGAACGTAACATCACACCTGACGTAGTGACCGACCAAACCTCTGCCCACGATCCACTGAACGGCTACTTGCCTCAAGGTTGGACGATGGAGAAAGCCGCACAAGAACGCTTGATTGATGAAGCAAAAGTCGTGAAGGCAGCTAAACAATCCATGGCTGTTCAAGTACAAGCAATGCTGGACCTTCAGTACCGCGGTGCTGCGACCGTAGATTACGGCAACAATATTCGCCAAATGGCACTGGAAGAAGGTGTCGAGAATGCATTTGATTTCCCAGGCTTCGTTCCTGCGTATATTCGTCCTCTGTTCTGTGAAGGCATCGGCCCATTCCGTTGGGCCGCCCTTTCTGGCGACCCTGAAGACATCTACAAAACAGACCAAAAAGTAAAAGAACTGATCCCAGATAACCCACATCTGCACAACTGGCTAGATATGGCACGTGAACGCATCCAATTCCAGGGTCTGCCAGCTCGTATCTGTTGGGTTGGCTTAAAAGATCGTGAACGTTTGGGTCAAGCATTCAATGAAATGGTTAAAAATGGCGAACTGAAAGCACCGGTTGTTATCGGTCGTGACCACCTAGACTCAGGTTCAGTCGCGAGTCCTAACCGTGAAACAGAAGGCATGATGGATGGATCAGACGCTGTATCAGATTGGCCTCTGCTAAATGCTCTGCTAAATACAGCAGGCGGCGCAACTTGGGTTTCTCTGCACCATGGTGGTGGCGTGGGAATGGGCTTCTCACAACATTCGGGTATGGTGATTTGTTGTGACGGCAGTGAAGATGCATCGCAACGTATTGCTCGTGTACTTCACAATGATCCGGCAACCGGTGTTATGCGTCATGCAGATGCAGGCTACGATATAGCCAAACAATGTGCTAAAGAACAAAAGCTTGATTTACCTATGCTTAACGACGAACTGCGTCATCTTTAA
- the hutG gene encoding formimidoylglutamase, whose product MTQSKSNNTQDNARTVHNFEWAGRNDLEDGAMGTRVHHITSQIQNSDLSNEPTKNTIALVGFASDAGVARNKGRVGAKQAPNLIRQALANMAWHNDTHIADLGDVECNDGQLEVSQKQCASVIANALSTNKVITLGGGHEVAWASFQGLAEHLHQTEQRHKAEHIHKDQLVNKPKVGIVNFDAHFDLREFESDIADVKPSSGTPFNQISDYCHMHQWPFHYACLGVSAASNTKALFNKADQLGVWYEHDRNMTQVNQTAQLVKLQKFIAECDYLYLTIDLDVFPAATAPGVSAPAARGVSYEALAPFLEQIFKHPEKLIIADIAEYNPNYDVDGHTARLAARLCWDIANAMANN is encoded by the coding sequence ATGACTCAATCTAAGTCTAACAACACCCAAGATAACGCAAGAACCGTACATAACTTTGAGTGGGCGGGACGTAATGATCTCGAAGATGGTGCAATGGGTACGCGTGTTCACCACATCACTAGCCAAATCCAAAATAGTGATTTAAGTAACGAACCGACTAAGAATACTATCGCCTTAGTTGGCTTTGCCAGCGATGCGGGCGTTGCAAGAAACAAAGGTCGAGTAGGCGCGAAACAAGCACCTAACCTGATTCGCCAAGCTCTGGCTAATATGGCTTGGCACAACGACACACACATTGCTGATCTTGGCGATGTTGAATGTAACGATGGTCAATTAGAAGTCAGCCAAAAACAGTGCGCTTCTGTGATTGCCAATGCTCTATCAACTAACAAAGTGATTACCCTTGGCGGTGGTCACGAAGTGGCTTGGGCGTCTTTCCAAGGCCTCGCTGAGCATTTACATCAAACGGAACAACGACATAAAGCGGAGCACATTCATAAAGATCAGTTAGTAAACAAACCTAAGGTTGGCATCGTTAACTTTGATGCTCACTTTGATCTTCGTGAATTCGAAAGCGACATCGCCGACGTTAAGCCCAGCTCAGGTACGCCTTTTAACCAGATCAGTGATTACTGCCACATGCATCAATGGCCGTTTCATTACGCTTGTCTTGGCGTTAGTGCAGCCAGTAATACCAAAGCGCTGTTCAACAAAGCTGACCAATTGGGCGTTTGGTATGAACACGACCGCAACATGACCCAAGTGAATCAAACCGCTCAACTGGTTAAGTTACAAAAATTCATCGCTGAGTGTGATTATCTTTATCTCACTATCGATCTTGATGTATTTCCAGCTGCAACAGCACCGGGCGTGAGCGCACCCGCAGCCAGAGGCGTGAGCTATGAAGCGCTCGCGCCTTTCCTAGAACAGATTTTCAAACACCCTGAGAAACTCATTATCGCGGACATTGCGGAATACAACCCAAACTACGACGTCGACGGCCACACGGCTCGATTGGCGGCTCGTTTGTGTTGGGATATCGCCAATGCAATGGCCAACAACTAA
- the hutI gene encoding imidazolonepropionase, with amino-acid sequence MNLILKNARVVSMSSGTDGYQPSFPQDIVIESGKIVSISCSNQGVLTSELQQVSVDSSLDYATYDCKNKLVTPGLIDCHTHLVFAGNRANEFEQRLNGVSYTDIAKQGGGILATVTATRAAQESELVEMALPRLDGLLRSGVTSIEVKSGYGLTLDDELKMLRAAKALENHRRIKITTTLLAAHAVPPEYKEKPDSYIDLVCEEIIPKAAEQGLADAVDVFCESIGFNLEQTERVFAAAKQHGLAIKGHTEQLSNMGGSALAAKYGALSVDHVEYLDEAGVKALAESGTAATLLPGAFYFLKETQQPPIALLRKHNIPMAIATDLNPGTSPFADLTLMMNMSCTLFGTTPEEALRGVTCHAAAAIGESKNRGKIEVGYAADLAIWNIEHPADLSYQVGVPHLHKRIVNGEVCHDSI; translated from the coding sequence ATGAATTTAATCCTCAAAAACGCACGAGTGGTCTCCATGAGCTCGGGAACCGATGGTTATCAACCCTCTTTCCCTCAAGATATCGTTATCGAAAGCGGCAAGATAGTGTCCATCTCTTGTTCAAACCAAGGCGTACTTACTTCTGAGTTACAACAAGTCAGTGTTGATAGTTCTTTGGATTACGCCACCTATGACTGCAAAAATAAGTTAGTCACCCCAGGGCTAATTGATTGCCACACTCACCTGGTATTTGCGGGCAATCGTGCCAACGAGTTTGAACAACGTTTGAATGGTGTATCTTACACCGACATCGCTAAGCAAGGCGGCGGTATTCTAGCGACAGTCACTGCAACACGCGCAGCACAAGAGTCTGAACTGGTTGAAATGGCGCTACCTAGACTCGATGGCCTCCTAAGAAGTGGCGTAACCAGCATCGAAGTAAAATCGGGCTATGGTTTAACGCTTGATGATGAACTCAAAATGTTACGCGCAGCTAAAGCGTTAGAAAATCATCGCCGTATTAAGATCACCACTACTCTCCTTGCAGCACATGCTGTGCCGCCCGAATATAAAGAAAAACCGGATAGTTATATCGATCTGGTTTGCGAAGAGATCATTCCTAAAGCCGCAGAACAAGGGTTAGCCGATGCGGTTGATGTGTTCTGCGAATCTATCGGCTTCAATCTAGAACAAACCGAACGTGTCTTTGCAGCAGCCAAACAACATGGGCTAGCGATTAAAGGCCACACTGAACAACTTTCGAATATGGGAGGCAGTGCGCTTGCAGCAAAATACGGCGCACTCTCTGTTGACCATGTTGAGTACCTTGATGAAGCCGGAGTAAAAGCGCTAGCGGAATCAGGCACTGCTGCGACGTTACTACCTGGTGCTTTTTATTTCTTGAAAGAAACCCAACAGCCGCCCATTGCATTACTACGTAAACATAATATCCCTATGGCGATTGCTACCGACTTAAACCCCGGCACTTCCCCTTTTGCCGACCTAACACTAATGATGAACATGAGCTGTACGTTATTTGGTACAACGCCTGAAGAGGCACTGCGCGGTGTGACTTGCCATGCTGCCGCTGCCATTGGCGAATCGAAAAACAGAGGCAAAATTGAAGTGGGTTACGCTGCTGATTTAGCTATTTGGAATATCGAGCACCCTGCCGACCTTAGTTATCAAGTCGGTGTTCCTCACCTGCATAAACGCATTGTTAATGGCGAGGTATGTCATGACTCAATCTAA
- the hutC gene encoding histidine utilization repressor translates to MSKAPLYLQIKQFIDEKITSGYWPVGYQITTELELTEQFNVSRMTVNKAIRDLVSEGKLVRKPRLGTFVCEPNEKAQSPLLDINNIAQEIKDRGQTYTSKVIKHESSKADESTATRLGVMIHEEVFYSEIIHFADGTPIQLEARWVNSLAAPKYLEQDFSASTPNEYLSKSCPLSAIEHTVEAIIPDSKIRASLKLLESEPCLLLNRRTWSKERLISFALLYHPGSKYKLSSKIILD, encoded by the coding sequence ATGTCAAAAGCACCGCTCTACCTGCAAATAAAACAATTCATAGACGAGAAAATCACTAGTGGTTATTGGCCAGTTGGTTATCAGATCACCACCGAACTTGAACTCACAGAACAGTTTAATGTGAGTAGAATGACAGTTAATAAAGCCATTCGAGACCTCGTTTCTGAAGGGAAATTAGTCAGAAAACCAAGGCTGGGAACTTTTGTTTGTGAGCCGAATGAAAAAGCCCAATCTCCCTTGCTTGATATCAATAACATCGCGCAAGAGATCAAAGACCGAGGCCAAACGTATACAAGCAAAGTCATCAAACACGAAAGCAGCAAGGCCGATGAAAGCACCGCCACACGGTTAGGTGTAATGATTCACGAAGAAGTTTTTTATAGTGAAATCATACATTTTGCAGATGGAACACCAATTCAGCTAGAGGCTCGATGGGTTAACTCTCTAGCCGCACCGAAATACCTTGAACAAGATTTTTCGGCATCAACACCTAATGAATACCTTTCAAAAAGTTGCCCATTGAGTGCTATTGAGCATACTGTTGAAGCCATTATTCCAGACTCAAAAATTAGAGCTTCGCTCAAACTTCTAGAATCAGAACCTTGCCTTCTTTTGAATCGAAGAACATGGAGCAAAGAGCGTCTAATCAGCTTTGCATTGCTCTACCATCCTGGTTCTAAGTACAAATTAAGCTCCAAGATAATTCTAGATTAA
- a CDS encoding sporulation protein, whose translation MFKKLKASLGLGAAKVDTVLDNIDVFQGGELSGNVHIIGGDVEQQIDRINLVLNTEVKVETEDSTSYETFTLSRIQAVEPFVIQPGETKLVPFRLKLNDETPLTVLNAQMNQCHVWVETNLDIGFAIDPKDRDFISVHPLPTVAKIIQGVEASGMAMVKADVEKGFLQGNSFASRSGCYQEIEFRSGGFMNNKEIELSFIVEGSMVHCLAEVDRSMSFRGDQYISFSLPANAADSDIRNAVSRIMSA comes from the coding sequence ATGTTTAAGAAATTAAAGGCCTCGTTGGGCCTCGGTGCAGCAAAGGTTGATACCGTCTTAGATAATATTGACGTTTTCCAAGGTGGCGAGTTGTCTGGCAATGTTCACATCATTGGTGGCGACGTTGAGCAACAAATCGACCGGATCAACTTGGTTCTTAACACAGAAGTAAAAGTCGAAACGGAAGATAGCACCAGTTACGAAACCTTTACTCTGAGTCGTATTCAAGCTGTAGAGCCTTTCGTTATTCAACCGGGTGAAACCAAACTGGTCCCATTCCGCCTCAAGTTAAATGATGAAACGCCACTCACCGTGTTGAATGCACAAATGAACCAATGCCATGTGTGGGTTGAAACCAACCTAGATATAGGCTTCGCGATTGACCCTAAAGACCGTGATTTTATCTCCGTTCATCCACTGCCAACAGTCGCTAAAATCATCCAAGGCGTGGAAGCATCGGGTATGGCCATGGTGAAAGCAGACGTAGAGAAGGGCTTCTTACAAGGCAACAGCTTTGCTTCTCGTTCGGGCTGTTACCAAGAGATTGAATTTCGCAGCGGCGGTTTCATGAACAACAAAGAGATCGAGCTGTCATTCATCGTTGAAGGTTCAATGGTTCACTGCCTAGCAGAAGTCGACCGATCAATGAGCTTCCGTGGCGACCAATACATCTCATTCAGTTTGCCAGCTAACGCCGCTGATTCAGACATTCGCAATGCGGTTTCAAGAATCATGAGTGCGTAG
- a CDS encoding DUF3187 family protein, with protein sequence MEKLATFISLTPRLLLTIAIAVTAPATVWANKDYGPLISYTQAPLQSVRLTPTLRSGFPLEENKVEVFTALTAASIWAHSPDYHFDYYQNQLQTGLRWQLTTRWQVELNYRWLYAANNHLDKITINFHDLFNIDQAGRDQKERHQFDIYAPAHDINIRDFSGDTLTNAFTLYTQYQIIDLENHGLSFGVSLYHNNVSHGAFEGSSTEQSAQFNYSYQLDINTFYTSLGFTNQSSREVENSFSHKKRTWSWMGGYQLTLFEKHELHLEYRWYEGAEDGETEFSEAANEMMLGYRYLMQRSAIEISIIENIFNMDNSTDVAFQLAYRHQW encoded by the coding sequence ATGGAGAAGCTAGCTACTTTTATATCACTCACACCTCGTTTACTGTTAACAATAGCCATAGCAGTTACTGCACCAGCAACGGTATGGGCCAACAAGGATTACGGCCCCTTAATCAGTTATACCCAAGCACCATTGCAGTCCGTGCGCCTCACTCCAACACTTCGTTCTGGCTTCCCACTCGAAGAGAATAAGGTTGAAGTGTTTACTGCCTTAACTGCCGCGAGCATCTGGGCCCACTCCCCCGACTATCACTTCGACTATTATCAAAACCAACTTCAGACAGGACTGCGGTGGCAATTAACCACAAGGTGGCAAGTAGAATTAAATTACCGTTGGCTTTATGCAGCCAATAATCACCTCGACAAAATCACCATCAATTTTCATGACCTATTTAACATCGACCAAGCAGGGCGCGACCAAAAAGAGCGACACCAATTCGACATCTATGCACCAGCCCACGACATCAATATTCGTGACTTCTCCGGCGACACGCTAACCAACGCTTTCACTCTCTACACTCAATACCAAATCATAGACCTTGAAAACCACGGCTTATCCTTTGGTGTATCCCTATATCACAACAATGTCAGCCACGGCGCCTTCGAAGGAAGCAGCACCGAGCAAAGTGCACAATTCAACTATTCATACCAACTCGACATCAATACCTTTTATACAAGCTTAGGGTTTACCAATCAGTCCAGTCGAGAGGTCGAAAATAGTTTTTCACATAAAAAGAGAACATGGTCATGGATGGGCGGCTATCAGCTCACACTATTTGAAAAGCATGAGTTACACCTTGAATACCGATGGTATGAAGGCGCAGAAGACGGTGAAACTGAATTTTCAGAAGCCGCGAATGAAATGATGCTTGGATATCGCTATCTCATGCAACGTTCAGCTATCGAGATATCCATTATCGAAAACATCTTCAACATGGATAATTCCACCGATGTTGCTTTTCAATTAGCTTATCGTCACCAGTGGTAA